A part of Thermotoga petrophila RKU-1 genomic DNA contains:
- the rpoD gene encoding RNA polymerase sigma factor RpoD — translation MAKKEKVTMNEEQQVLQEQHQEQTQEQTQEQKETLPPQVEKRIKKLISLGKKKGYITYEDIDKAFPPDFEDFDTNLIERIHEELEKHGINIVESESEEEEMSVPGDEQELEELLERESPEIHDSSNVRDSIKMYLKEIGKIPLLTPAQERELARRAQMGDKKAKEKLITSNLRLVVSIAKRYMGRGLSFQDLIQEGNIGLLKAVEKFDWRKGYKFSTYATWWIRQAITRAIADQARTIRIPVHMVETINKLNRLRREYYQKHGEEPSIEELAKMMGKPPEKIKEILEAAKETISLESPIGEDEDSSIEDFVADDSIASPKKEAMRMLMREELEKVLKTLSPREAMVLRMRYGLLDGKPKTLEEVGQYFNVTRERIRQIEVKALRKLRHPSRSKYLKSLLSLMDENEG, via the coding sequence ATGGCGAAGAAGGAAAAAGTCACAATGAACGAAGAACAGCAGGTTCTTCAGGAACAGCACCAGGAGCAGACGCAGGAGCAGACACAGGAACAGAAAGAAACGCTTCCTCCTCAGGTAGAAAAACGTATAAAAAAACTCATCAGTTTAGGAAAAAAGAAAGGTTACATAACATATGAGGATATAGATAAAGCTTTTCCTCCAGACTTCGAAGACTTTGATACGAATCTGATAGAGAGAATACATGAAGAACTGGAAAAACATGGAATAAACATTGTGGAAAGTGAATCTGAGGAAGAAGAAATGAGTGTTCCCGGTGACGAACAGGAACTAGAAGAACTTTTGGAGAGAGAATCCCCTGAGATACACGATTCGAGCAACGTAAGGGATTCCATCAAGATGTATCTCAAAGAGATAGGAAAAATACCACTTCTAACACCAGCTCAAGAACGTGAACTCGCAAGACGAGCACAGATGGGCGATAAAAAGGCCAAAGAGAAACTAATAACATCGAATCTGAGGCTTGTTGTCAGTATAGCTAAGCGCTACATGGGACGCGGTCTTTCTTTCCAGGACCTCATACAGGAAGGAAACATAGGACTTCTGAAGGCGGTAGAGAAGTTCGACTGGAGGAAGGGTTACAAATTCAGTACGTACGCTACCTGGTGGATCAGACAGGCAATCACAAGAGCGATAGCGGATCAGGCAAGGACCATCAGGATACCTGTCCACATGGTGGAAACTATAAACAAACTGAACAGGTTGAGAAGAGAGTACTATCAGAAACACGGTGAAGAACCATCCATAGAAGAACTCGCAAAGATGATGGGCAAACCCCCAGAAAAGATAAAGGAAATACTCGAAGCAGCGAAGGAAACCATATCCCTGGAATCTCCTATAGGTGAAGATGAAGATTCTTCCATCGAAGACTTTGTGGCTGACGATTCCATAGCCTCTCCAAAGAAAGAGGCCATGAGGATGCTCATGAGAGAAGAACTCGAGAAAGTCTTGAAAACTCTGAGCCCGAGAGAAGCGATGGTTCTGAGAATGAGGTACGGCTTGCTCGATGGAAAACCAAAAACGCTTGAAGAAGTTGGCCAGTATTTCAATGTCACAAGAGAAAGGATCAGGCAGATAGAAGTCAAAGCACTGCGGAAGTTGAGACATCCATCGAGGAGCAAGTATCTGAAATCACTGCTCTCTCTGATGGATGAAAACGAAGGGTGA
- the mfd gene encoding transcription-repair coupling factor, giving the protein MVEILLLPNERFSNIEGYIFYPSRDVLPLEDVVLSPEIKGKRIEILWKLLSGENLKIVTTLKALTEKVFPPDFLRENSLMITRSTKLALSPEKLVEMGYERVFTVQNVGEFAIRGDIVDIYSPGNDFPVRIELFGDEIEEIRFFNVDTQRSFQSVDRTLILPFVDFYGESTLLDFVKTEVRFVCEDLQKVLDEYRKFRKEMRDLLKERYNDFFDERVVEVVLKNVEKGSAPLSTRIEKKESLPILDVDEIEEGGLVVHREHGIAIFEGVVRLKGVLGERDYLKLKYEDAVLYVPIEKIDRVHKYIGDPSQVKLDRMNRGKWKQTLKKVREDIEKKIRELVELYMRRQEIQGLSLPGDPELEEKFAESFPYIETPDQQQSIEEVLSDLASEKPMDRLLCGDAGVGKTEVALRAAFRAVASGKQVAVLVPTTVLARQHYENFKERMEPFGVKVELLDSSRTPREKKEIIEKLKKGEIDIIIGTHSLLNERIEFSDLGLVIIDEEQKFGVEQKERFKKLRLSVNVLTLSATPIPRTLHMALSGMKDFSVINSPPPGRKPVYVYVAEYSDDLVKGAVIREINRGGQVIYVHNRVEELPEVFEKLKRMFPELEIAVAHGKMSRRTMERIVHEFYRGNIDVLLCTTIIENGVDIPNANTLIVDDAHRYGLSQLYQLRGRVGRSDRRAFAYFLYPKGTPRSALERLKVLKSYTGFGSGLQIALKDMELRGVGDVLGLEQHGNVVSVGLKLYNEILKETITRFKERRIEKKHSVNVEIENPPGRFFIPEDYVQNPVERLRLYRRLASSLDEEDLEEILEEMRDRFGEPPEEVKLLVDYFRLRIRASKLGVKKIRFDHSMVEIFPNRDSPFLNHPRYNRRSGSVVLYTRENPVEFLMDLLKK; this is encoded by the coding sequence ATGGTTGAGATTCTTCTGCTGCCGAACGAAAGGTTTTCGAATATAGAAGGATACATTTTCTATCCTTCGAGAGATGTTTTGCCTCTCGAAGATGTTGTTTTGTCACCCGAGATAAAAGGAAAAAGAATAGAAATCCTGTGGAAACTGTTGAGCGGAGAGAACCTCAAAATAGTCACCACTCTGAAAGCACTCACCGAAAAGGTGTTTCCACCCGATTTTCTGAGAGAAAATTCCCTGATGATAACACGATCCACAAAACTTGCCTTGTCTCCAGAAAAACTCGTTGAAATGGGGTATGAACGCGTTTTCACCGTTCAAAATGTGGGAGAATTTGCCATTCGTGGAGATATAGTCGACATTTATTCTCCGGGGAACGACTTTCCTGTAAGAATAGAGTTGTTCGGAGACGAAATCGAAGAAATCCGTTTCTTCAATGTAGATACCCAACGTTCATTTCAGAGTGTTGATAGAACTCTGATACTTCCTTTTGTTGATTTCTACGGTGAAAGCACCCTGCTCGATTTTGTAAAAACGGAAGTTCGCTTTGTATGTGAAGATCTTCAAAAGGTTCTGGATGAATACAGAAAGTTCAGGAAAGAAATGAGGGACCTTTTGAAGGAACGCTACAACGACTTCTTTGATGAAAGAGTAGTCGAAGTGGTACTCAAAAACGTTGAGAAGGGTTCTGCACCACTATCAACACGTATTGAGAAGAAAGAATCGCTGCCCATTCTGGATGTCGATGAGATCGAAGAGGGTGGACTCGTAGTTCACAGAGAACACGGAATAGCCATTTTCGAAGGGGTTGTTCGGCTCAAGGGAGTTCTCGGAGAGAGGGATTATTTGAAGTTGAAATATGAAGACGCAGTTTTGTATGTTCCCATCGAGAAGATCGACAGAGTTCATAAATATATAGGTGATCCTTCGCAGGTTAAACTCGACCGGATGAACCGTGGCAAATGGAAACAAACACTGAAGAAAGTGAGAGAAGACATCGAGAAAAAGATCAGAGAACTCGTTGAACTTTACATGAGAAGGCAGGAAATTCAGGGTCTTTCTCTTCCAGGTGACCCAGAACTGGAAGAAAAATTTGCGGAATCTTTTCCATACATTGAAACCCCCGATCAGCAACAGAGTATAGAGGAAGTGCTGAGTGATCTTGCCTCTGAAAAACCAATGGACAGACTCCTGTGTGGAGATGCGGGTGTTGGAAAAACAGAAGTAGCTTTGCGAGCTGCGTTTCGTGCAGTCGCATCTGGTAAACAGGTAGCGGTGCTTGTACCAACCACCGTTCTGGCAAGACAACACTACGAGAACTTCAAAGAGAGAATGGAACCGTTCGGTGTAAAAGTGGAACTCCTGGACAGTTCAAGAACACCGAGAGAAAAGAAGGAGATCATCGAAAAGCTGAAGAAGGGAGAAATAGACATCATCATAGGTACACACTCTCTGTTGAACGAACGGATCGAATTCTCCGATCTTGGTCTTGTCATCATCGACGAAGAACAAAAGTTTGGAGTTGAGCAAAAAGAAAGGTTCAAGAAACTGAGACTCTCGGTGAACGTGCTAACCCTGAGTGCTACACCTATTCCACGCACCCTCCACATGGCCCTCTCTGGAATGAAAGATTTTTCTGTGATAAATTCTCCTCCCCCTGGAAGAAAACCAGTATACGTTTATGTCGCAGAGTACAGCGATGATCTCGTCAAGGGAGCGGTGATCAGGGAGATAAACAGGGGAGGTCAGGTGATCTACGTTCACAACCGCGTGGAAGAACTACCGGAGGTTTTCGAAAAACTGAAAAGGATGTTTCCGGAGTTGGAAATAGCGGTTGCCCACGGAAAGATGTCTAGAAGAACTATGGAGAGAATTGTCCACGAGTTCTACCGCGGGAACATCGATGTTCTTCTGTGTACCACAATTATCGAGAATGGTGTTGATATACCGAATGCAAACACACTCATAGTGGATGACGCACACAGATACGGCCTTTCACAGCTCTATCAGCTCAGAGGAAGGGTGGGTAGAAGCGACCGAAGGGCCTTTGCGTACTTCCTGTACCCAAAGGGTACTCCAAGAAGCGCTCTTGAAAGACTGAAGGTGCTTAAATCCTACACAGGCTTTGGAAGCGGTCTTCAAATAGCGTTGAAAGATATGGAACTGAGAGGTGTGGGAGATGTCCTCGGTTTGGAACAGCATGGAAATGTTGTGTCCGTTGGTTTGAAACTGTACAACGAAATCTTGAAAGAGACCATCACGAGATTCAAAGAAAGACGAATCGAAAAGAAACACTCTGTGAACGTTGAAATAGAAAATCCCCCGGGCAGATTTTTCATACCGGAAGATTACGTGCAGAATCCTGTAGAGAGGTTGAGACTTTACAGAAGACTCGCATCCTCTCTTGATGAGGAAGATCTCGAGGAAATACTGGAGGAAATGAGGGATAGATTCGGAGAACCACCCGAAGAAGTGAAGTTACTCGTTGATTACTTCAGATTGAGGATCAGAGCTTCGAAGCTGGGAGTAAAGAAGATCAGATTCGATCACTCAATGGTGGAAATCTTTCCAAACAGAGACTCGCCGTTTTTGAATCATCCGAGATACAATAGACGGTCGGGAAGTGTTGTTCTCTACACCAGGGAGAATCCGGTGGAGTTTCTCATGGACTTACTGAAAAAATGA
- a CDS encoding tetratricopeptide repeat protein, which produces MASSDFEEAYRELEEGKLESALEKFLKIAEKDQSVEVWVNIGNIYRRMNLLAKAIESYKRALEIDQKNPVVLFNLGSAYYQMGKFFEALKLLEKAEEQGLTDPRVKVVKALCKIKLNLPDPMEGLDEDQKRIVKDLVKNG; this is translated from the coding sequence TTGGCCTCAAGTGACTTTGAAGAAGCATACCGTGAACTCGAAGAAGGAAAACTGGAGAGTGCCCTGGAAAAATTTTTGAAAATAGCCGAAAAAGACCAATCGGTAGAGGTTTGGGTCAACATAGGAAACATCTACAGAAGAATGAATCTTCTGGCGAAGGCTATTGAAAGCTACAAAAGAGCACTGGAAATAGATCAAAAAAATCCAGTCGTTCTCTTCAATCTGGGAAGCGCATACTATCAGATGGGGAAATTTTTCGAGGCTCTGAAACTGCTGGAAAAGGCCGAGGAACAGGGATTGACAGATCCCAGAGTGAAGGTAGTGAAAGCCCTGTGCAAGATAAAGCTCAACCTTCCAGACCCCATGGAAGGACTCGATGAAGACCAGAAGAGGATTGTAAAAGACCTAGTGAAAAATGGTTGA